taaactCTGGTACCTTTTCTTCATTGTTGGCACCTGCATTCCATATCCATTCATAATTTTCTCGATACATCACATCTCTACTTACTTATAGCTCGCCATGCCTTGGATCAAATAGACGATGGGTTTTGCAACCTTCCTCGACACCCAAGTATACCATGGGTAAGCTTCTATCGTCAAGTTTCTTGAGATGAGGGGCTGTATTTTTCACATATGCAACACAATCGAACACTCTCAAGTGAGCGAGATGTGGCTTTCTCCCCATCCAAGCTTCAAATGGTGTGCGCTCTTCTAGCGCCTTAGTTGGGGGACAGTTTAACAGATAGACAGCATGTCTAACCACCTCTCCCCAGAACCTTGTCGGCATATATGTACCCTTGAGGAGAGGTCTTGCCATGGCCATTATGGTGCAATTACGATGCTCCacaacaccattttgttggggtgtgtaGGGAGTCGTGAGATGTCGCTCCATTCCTTCATTTTCATAGAACTGAGTGAACTTCGTGGATAGAAACTCGTCGCCCCGGTCTGTCcggagtgttttgatcttgtattCAGTCTTGTTCTCCTTCAAGAATTTGAACTTCTTGAATGCTCGGAATGCATCATCCTTTGCTACCAATATAAACACTCACATCCACCTTGTGAAATCATCAACAATCAGAAGAAAGTACTTATTACCGGCTAGTGTACATGGTGAGATTGGCCCGCAAATATCAACATGGAGAAGTTCCAACGGCTTCTCACTCTATAGTTTGCTTGGCACGGGAATGGCGACCTTGCATGCTTGGCGATCACACACACCTCGCAAAGCTTGTTCGGCTGGGGCAATGGAGGCACATCAACCGCCAATTTCTTCTCCCCTAACAACTTCAAGTCATGGAAATTGACATGTCCGAGCCTtgtatgccataaccaagttggGTCTTCTAGGCTTGCTAGGAGACAGACTTGCTTAAATGTCTTCAATGTTATCTTGTACAAGCAATTTTGTGTTCACTTTACCAGCATTAAGAGCTTCCTgctcctatcaatcaccttcatggTATCTCTTTCCATGTGCACCTTGTTCCTAGTTTCTGTCAATTGACCGAGACTTATGATATatattactacaaagtttcgGAATGTAGTATACCTCATGGAGAGCCTTCCGATCGTCGttcttgcattcgaacacaaCCGTCCCCTTGCTCATGGtctcaatggttgatccatcgacaaacctcaccctcccggtgatggtttcatctagttcttgaaacttctcgTGATGGTCAGTCATGTGGTTGCTGGCACCATTGTTAAGGTACCAGACGTCTTTATCTCCTTTATTAACACAGCGGTACATCTCCGGTAGCAACCTATCTTCACTGAGCAGAATGGTATCCTGCCGCTCATGCCTAGTGTCAGGCTCCTCGTGGGGCACGGTCATCATCAGTGTTGGCTCTTCATCGGTGGCGcaagtgaggtgagcctcatcATCACGACGCTTGTTGTAGCATTCGGGCATATAATGCCCCATTTTCTCACAATTGAAACACTTTATACGGCTCTTGTCACGAGTGCCTCTGTCGTTGCTACTAGTGCCTCCTACACTGTCTTGGCTCGGCGTACCACGACCACGACCGCGCCCCCACCCACGCCCATGCCCATGCCATTTGCCACGACTAGGGTTGCTGGACCCACACCCCTTGCCTCCTGACGAAGTGTCCACGTTGCTCCCCTTCTGTCCCATTTGACATGCGACATTAGTAAGTAGGAGCTCACCTTCAGTGTCGTTGGTGTTGTCATGTAATCGTAGTGTTTGTTCCTCATACGCCTTTAGTGGCCCAATAGTCTCCTCAAATGGTATGGTCTCAAGATCGTGAAACTGCTCAATACCGGCAATAATAGGGAAGAACTTATCAGGGACAGAATCAAGCAACTTCTTTACCAAAGAGAAATCTTCAAGCGTGGCACCAAGAGTGGAGAACTTACTGCTCATAGCGCtgagtttgccagcaaactcatcaatcgtCTTGGTCTCCTTCATCCAGAGGGCGTCAAACTCGCTCTTCAACGTTTGTACGCGTGCCTTCTTCACCCGATCACTACAAGGGTACCTCGTTTTGAGGTTGTCCCAGACTCCCTTCGCCATCTTCTTTTTTGCAATCTGGAGAAGGATATCTTCGGGGATACATTGCAAGATGTATGCACGCGCCTTTTGTCCTTCTTTGTATCTACTTGGGCTCCTTCCATTGGCTCCACCGCCTCCCAGACTCTCTGGGCATCAAGAATCACCTCTGTCTTTATTGCCCATACAGTGTAATTGTGAGGGCTTAGCATCGGATAAGAAAATGGCACTCCGCCGTTCTCCTTCATAGCAACTTATGGGATGCCAGATATTTTTGTGGAATCGTGGATTCTTGGGTATTCTATACTgccaaagctctgataccagatgttGGCTTAGAATCGGATAGGATAGCACACCCAAAGCACACATCACATAGGAATATATAAGAAGAATAGGACAAATAGAAATTTAACTTATGAAAGAAAACCTTACATCGAGATACCTTCTACACACCTCTACGACCCTTTAAATACACCACAAATGATAAGAGCAAAGACTATGAGATCCGTAAAAATAGGATCAACTAACActagatccataaaaataggatcgaCTGAGTAATAAGaaattatcaagaaaataaaaaaaataaactaacgaCGTGGGGACTTAACCTTATCATGTCTTAATTATTTTCTCACACCCTCCATACTCCAGCACCGTAAGGGACTTCAAGCTCTCGCCGCAGTCATCCCCCCTCTGCGTCCGCCCCGCCGCCCACCTGTTCGACGCCAACTACCTGGCCAAGTACACCAAAGCCATCGAGCTCATAAGGGTAGGGGTCGATCTGGGGAAGGGGACTTGCCGACGATGTAACCTATAGTATTATGGGGTTTTATTGATGGAGATGAAAGATATCACTCCTTGTTTGGTGTAAAAATTGGCCATGATTAGCTCAGATCATTCTCAACTCAAATTGTAATTGCCCCTCCGTGCATAAATTTCTGAATCCGCCACTGCATGAGGGTGCTACCATCCGTGCAACTTCACGTAGTAGGCGAATGTCCACTGCGCTTACTGCCACAGCGCCTATGAGCAGATCGGCTTCCCCGACTTGGAGATCCAAGTCCACAACTCGTGGCTCTTCTTGCCGTGGCACCGCTTCTACCTCTACTTCTACGAGAGGATCCTTGGTATACTCCTATATTTTTATAATTCGATGATTAATCTTCTCAATTCTCATACATATCATTGTTTTTTCGATTCGATTCACAGGGAAACTCATCGACAACGAGACCTTTACACTTCCCTTCTGGAACTGGGGCGCGCGAGCACTGGAGGGCATCCAAATGCCCTCCATCTACATTAAAAAGTCTTCATCACTCTATGACAAGTTACGCATAGCCTGGCACCATCCGTCGGCCCTTGTTGACCTCGACTTCAACAGGGATGACCCTGGCTTGCCCTATGAGCAACAAGTCGACCGCAACCTCAAGATCATGTACCACCAGGTGATCTCCAGAGGCAAGATGTCGTTTCTGTTCATGGGCTCGCCGTACTGCGCCGGCGACAAGACCACCGATGACGACAGGTCTTTGGAGAAAGTTCCATAGAATACGGTGCACCGATGGACCGACGACTTGACGCTATTAGAGAAAATTGGGAGGAGGATAAGAGGACAAAGATGGACAAATGGAACACAATAATCTCTCAAGTTTCAATTAAATCAAAAAACATGTAGCCTATTTATAAGCTACCTACATAACCCAATAACTCCACAATTCACTCTACTAACTCAACTACTCTACTCCACTACTACCACTCTTTGCCACCACTAACTCAATTATTAGTTTTGAGTCATTTATCAACACTCCCCCTTGATTCAAAATTACAAACACCAAGACACaatctaaaataaataaacttctctCTTGGTAGTGACTTCGTCAAGATATCCGCCACTTGTTCATGTGTGTTGCAGTGTTCCaacataatttatttatttacaacTAAGTCTTGAATAAAATGTAGACAAATATCAATATGTTTAGACCTTGCATGGAAAGTTGGATTTTTGTCATTGCAATTGTCGTCTTATTATCACAAAAAATAATAGTTGCATCATCAAGTAATCTTCTAACCCAAATTTCTTGACATGCTGCTGAAGTTGCTGCTATATATTCTACTTCTGAAGATGATAAGGCTGTAGTAGCTTATTTCTTTGAACTCCATGAAATTTCTCCTGATCCAATATTAAAAACACTAGCTGAGGTGCTCTTTCGATCATCCATTGAATTTGCCCAATCACTATCAGTGAACCCGTAAAgattaaattttgaaactttagtataataaatttcaaaatctacGGTTCCAGCAACATAGAGTAAAATCCTTTTAGCTACTCCAAGATGATGCTTCATAGGATTTTGCATAAATCTGGAAATTATACCAACAGAAAAAGCAATATCTGATCTAGTATAAGTTAGATAAATTATACCTCcaaccaaacttttgaaatttcTTGCATTAGCTTTTTCTGAACCATCTTCCAGTTGTAATTTCTCATTTATATTCATAGGTGTAGTAGCTAGACTGCAATTGAATAAGCTGAACCTTTTCATAAGATCTGTCGCATATTTTCTTTGTGAGATAAAAATCCCATCAACTCCTTGTTTCACTTCAAGACCAAGAAAATAATGTAATATTCCTATATCTAACATCTCAAACCTCTTCATCATATTAGATTTAAAATCAGCCAATAGAGAATCAGAAGAACTCATATAAATTATATCATCGGCATAAAGACACACAATAATATAATCATATTCTCTACCTTATTTTTTCACATAAAGAGTGGTTTCATTTTCACTTCTTGTGAAACCATGTTGTCGAAAACATGCCATTCAGAAATACAAATTTAACATCATTTGATAAACAAGCCAATGCAATTGTGCAGCTAATGCTAGAATAATTCTCACGGTTTCAAATCTAGcaactagagaaaaggtttctttGAAATCAATACCTTGTTGTTGcgaatacccttttgcaacaagtcgAGCTTTGTGTTTTTGGATGGTTCCATCGGCTTGATATTTTGTTTTAAACACCCACTTAAGACCAATCACATTCTTGCCTTCAGGTAGATCTATCATCTCCCATGTTTCATTTTTATGGTTTGCAATTAACTCTTCTTTCATTGCATTCCTCCATTCCTCTTTTGTTACTGCTTCTTCAAAGGTTGTAGAATCTGTAACCAAAAGAGCAAATTGACTTTACTCATATATTTCTCTTAAAGATCTAACCTTTGTTGGAGGTGCTTCATAAGAAGATTCTTGTAAGGAGGATGAACTGTCACTTCTTGAATTTGATGGTGAGGGAGCTGGTGATTCCAAAGGAGATGATTCAACATCTTCTGTTGTTGGAGTtctatctgttagagtgtatactaaaagcctaacttttggtataaatatttatctagaaataagaatcacattggtcaaatatctacatttatgataaatgtagttgttcaattaatttatattgtagataacatggtgtgtggtgtcacacacagaagatcatgttatcagttctttataaattataaacagttgctcacgactaagatggaaaggaacaaaccattggaatagtcgtagtgtaattaggtattagtttatcttgactaataaattacactagtacactctaagtgtattgagtgggaccattttaggtaagttctttttatactgacttgataaaagaactagaccttagttattatggaagtgtgtgctcttaatcctaatataataacaagcacatatatttgatatttatttctttaatttatcaatgggtgagatttagttcgataaatcaataagcccgataagttgggaaatgatatcacttatagtgtgtgttgttgattatagaaggaatctgtgccctagtaatctaggttgataatgtccccaataggagcttataaggattgtcatgttaaaccctacaggtggacttagtccgacatgacgataaggttgagtggtactactcttggactaagatattaattaaatgagttgtcagtaactcacttaattagtgggcattcgacatcttaaacacagggagactaacacactcataataagaaggagcccaaaaatgtaatttgggattggtgcggtagttcaataataattctttagtggtatgaattattattgatgaaattaagttgtgtgttcgaggcgaacacgggaagcttaatttcatcgggagaccaaaaccaattccttctctcggtccctatcgtagcctcttgtatatagagatttatacccaccacatacccaccttcttacccatcctaatggggttggccaagctagcttggaacccaagctagggccggccaagaccaagtggatgagtcaagttggtggccggccaaagcttgggtcccaagcttaggtggtcggccactagaatattaaaaaggattttttattaaaattatttcttatgtggatatcatggttttaaaagagagtttaaaatttaaatctttccttttatagctttctacaaaagattaagaaaatatttgaaatctttccttatttgtagattgaaaggagattttaattttaagaaaactttccttttaaccatgatcataatttaaaagagagttttaaaaattaaatattttcttttattagtttctacaaaatattaagaaaagatttgatatctttcattatttgtagattgaaaagagattttaatttttagagataactttcctttttggaaattatccacatgtttaaaagaaagattttaatttataaaatttcctttttataacccaccatgaagggaaaaattattggagaaatttttttataaatttctggaaacaaattaggaagttttaatttttgttttaattaaaactctccttgttttggggaaagaggtggccgaccattgcaattgaaaaaagaaaatttttttaattaaaataatttttctttttcaaggtaaaggaattaaggaaatttttattttttcttatttgccaagaccaaggattataaaagagagggtagaggtgccttcattgctaaggactctattcttttcttcctctcttttcctccttggtgtggccggccctagggtctcctcttctctttcttttctcttcctcctttgtggccggcggcatcaacacaagagctttccatggtggccggttctagctaggagaagaaggagagaaagaaggcttcgtttctagcatcccttggagcttggtggtggtggcctgacctttacttctcatggaaaATTAATGGTggtcgaatctagcttggagaagaaggagcttggtggttctcgtctcggaagatcattgcccacacaacgtccgagataagaagaggaatacggtaaaagatcaagaggttattttgcttacaaagaaaggtataactagtaattattttccgcatcatactagttttctttgtatagttatttatggaaataccaaacacaagaggcatatgattctagagttttcgaaatagttttttcgagtttgtgttttcttctttttcgaatttgtgattcgattgttctttttggttaacctagagttatttaaggaaataaatattagctttccttaaaaggctttgcctaggcggtggtggttgctcccatatccaagaaggtcatgtgcctcgccatacagtcctggaagccaattttgaaaattaatatttatggaattaataacttaggtagatttgaatcaatagtgttaagttccgcttgcgattcaaatctaaaccattaagaacagataagttaaatttggaatcaatgatgttaagttccgtctgcgattcctaatttaacttctaaagaacacattaggttatttaaggaaaggttcgacacttgtacaaaaaaattttgtacaatgg
This region of Zingiber officinale cultivar Zhangliang chromosome 9A, Zo_v1.1, whole genome shotgun sequence genomic DNA includes:
- the LOC122019087 gene encoding polyphenol oxidase A1, chloroplastic-like, which gives rise to MPDIFVESWILGTVRDFKLSPQSSPLCVRPAAHLFDANYLAKYTKAIELIRANVHCAYCHSAYEQIGFPDLEIQVHNSWLFLPWHRFYLYFYERILGKLIDNETFTLPFWNWGARALEGIQMPSIYIKKSSSLYDKLRIAWHHPSALVDLDFNRDDPGLPYEQQVDRNLKIMYHQVISRGKMSFLFMGSPYCAGDKTTDDDRSLEKVP